ttctaaatctaAAATGTTCCTAAAACATtcatctattaaattaaaataattataattttaattaatattgtttactgttttttttcttGGTTATCCATCCACTAGTCAGAtgtataatctttatatttaaagttacaaattttacttttacttatttatcGATAAATCTAGCAAAATCATCTAGCTGAAGTATAATGtccataaaataattctatttttcttATGAGAGCACAAATATGttctaaaataactttttttttaatatttaaatcaaaagcaTTTCAGCGTTGTGTTGAAATCGATGTTAATTTTCTTCTGTAGTATCTATTGTATTAGTGGttatgatatttgtatattattactttattaaaacatattctgTCACGTTGTtttgatactaatattatactatgtaaaaaaatataaaagaagttCGTATAAATTATGtgcgttttatttttgtatttcctcAAGGcctgtttatatgtattaattttattaaaaaaatatatttaaatttactgttaattgatttttattcttATCTTTATTTCACTGATTTCCGCTGAATTGCAACTGTTATAGTTCTTCCGAAACCGTAATGGTATCGATTTTTTTCCTCAACTTGTTATTTATAGAAACCTTACTTGGTAATAGGACTTCGTGAAATTCTGTCTGTGTGTCCCACAatatatcgttttccgtctcgcatttttaaatttggaccgataattattgtttaaataatgaaaaatatccagtgtttaatcatttttataaattagaagaaaaaaataattttaaatgatacctttttataataagtttttgaagttgcatttttgacttattttgaaaaaatctaaaaaaacgcgataactaaaaatggttcacttttgcatcatgcatatgggggttaaaattatcgcaaatagtcacccctatcacctcctaacgggaatacgtcgaattaccaataacacTGTATATAATTGGGGGAACACGAAATAGCGATGCTGCAATGCAAAAAAATGGCAACGCCaggaaaaaacaaaaataataataaaaaaaacgatttctcgtatatgatatacatatagataCTCCCAAGTTGTATTTGCTCCTCCAAACATGGGAGGGATAGGACTATACGATAATACAGTGCTGCAAGCTGCTACCACTGATTAGGCCAATAAGAGGGCCTTAATTATTGGcctaaacaacaaaaaaacggttttgtttttttgttgtttcaaTTTCTCCCGATAATTATGtgactaattatatatatcaactaTCATTGTTTAATAGTGTTTATGTATGGTAGTCTTATGTGGTAGGTTTAATGTTGTGGGCTCACTCGTATGTAtggatatttgatattttattaagtattaaacaATCATTCAGTCATGTTAACCGTTAAGTAAATGACatttattgaagtatttttttcttgcaGTGACATGTCATATCAtagagcaaaaaaaaattaaatgggcATTGCAATCCAATCAATTCCAGGCTTCAGCtaggacaaaaataaaaacatacaactagttaataatatatataaacacattttttttatatatttatatccacctttatattattatattatatgcctttcggttatattgaaaatacatcatttgaaatactatttttattagtcaaaattcaatataataaagtcaGACTTATAAGGGCTTATTTACAGCAGATTTTTGAGTACACACAGACAAATCCGCTTGGTGTAGTGTTAGGTCGGCGAAGCTGTCTTCTTGATGTGATAACAGAGACTTTTTCACTGCATTCATTTCTCTATGATCATGTTTAATTATGACAGGTTTTGGTAACGAAGAAGCTACTCTTTTAGCCCATGGACTCTCTGGCAACTTCTCTTTGTCAGGTATTGTTATCTAAAACATCATAAAACACATAACTTTAAAGACTatgtatgatttaatattatgcaaatatgATTTACGTAAAACTACCAGCTATTATATCCAACTTATGTGCAACAAAATAACTTCtccatattttaagaaatttttaatgtagaattacttatttattaagacAAACCAATCTCCTAACGGGCTGCTTCTATTAcatgcaatttaaaaaagtactaaTAACATAAGCAAAATTCTTCAGTCTGATTTTGAGCcaaccattaaaaaatatataatgaaaagaaATTGTCTAGTGTGTCCTAGCTTTCAAACATCACTTGACTCCTAAATACTAATTTATCTGtgtagattattaaaaaatatatttaccactTTCGTTTTTTTGGCACTTCTATAAGCAAGCGAGGGTAGCAAGACATTTTCTTTATTGCCTAATTTAATATCACTTGTGCTTTTTACAAACTTAGGAATAGATGATAAACCAGGTAAGGGTTTTTTTGGATGTACATCCCTCAACAGTGGAACTTGTGGACCATTCTTGATATATGATGCTACAGGACTAGTAATATGTTGATAGGCATTAATTTTACCAGGTGTTCTCTTTGTAGACGACAGTTGATACTTTTTCGATGATAAGGGATTCTTtggtgttttaaatatttccttagaACATTTTGTTTCAACAAATGGTGTTGATATACCTTCAGTCTTTACACTTTGAACATGTTTCTGCGAGTTACAGGATTTTAAAGgtgtttcatataatttttctacTTGTACATCAGTTATTGTTTtagattcaatatttttatttccatgttCTTTTACATTCTTTTcacttaaattttctttttttatttctatatcatTATTACCGTTTATTgtacttgtaaatatttctgGAATGTTACTTTTAGTTTCTTTTTCTGTTTGACTAATATTGCCCTcagcttttttattttcgttatcaTTCAAATGagcattattcaaaatatattcgacGACTTCTAAAGTATTATCTAATACATTATTCACATTTGTCTTTGGGGATGTATACATTTCAGTTACCATTTCTTCTAGTTTTAAAAAACTATCATCTGTAGATTTAACATCCCAGTCTGAAGGAGCCCTTGGAATAGAGTTAGCATTTGAATAACGATCTAAGACCGCGTTGGCGTTTCTACCGGAATATATATCGGGCTCCGAATGCGTCTCGATGACACTAATACTTTCGTCGTTTACAAATTTATCGTTATCAGTAGAACaccttaaataaagttataattcgaatatattaaacagttttcatccaatcaatatatatattactttacatTTAGAACTACAAATGATATCGTGGTAAGAAAGTAATACTTACGAAAAAGTTTGCCGAAAATTATTGCATAAAATACGTTTCTTTACTTCTTTTAAAGATAACTTTCCAAAATATACTTCGTCATCACTAAGATTTTCATCTGCTGAGTACATGGCCATTGTTGTAATGatattgttacattaatatACTAGGAACTACACTCAagatcgttttaattattttgttgaatGTACAACGaactttattttcataattcaaaATTTGAAGTTCTTGTTATGTCAAATGTCAACGTTATTCTGTATTGTCTAATATCTTCCTTCTCGAATAAGACTAAAGCAAGACATTATACAGCTTATTCTAAAATTCTTAAAACCGCTATAGAATTATAATGCCTTTATAATCACGTGAAGGTTGATTTTAAGAACACTGCAGAATATgagttttattgttgttttttttctaaatagtttgacattaaatcatttaatataatttttatagccattaataattaatattatcgtcttcaggtcattattatattatatattgaataacataattgtcctgtataagttatatatccgaaaaattatataaattttaattctgaTCCAATGATGTTCTAGTAAACAGATATGTTATAAACGCGCAAAAGGTGAAGACTAGAAAACGTCCTAATTGGGACGTATTGTATTTAGTCTGTGTCGCGCACGACAACGAGTAATACGTTTCGCGCTCCTCGTAATAACTATCCAAAATGCCATCGTGTGTATTTAGAAAGTGTACCAATTACGATaccaaagttaataaaacacaagGGATCTCATACCACATGTAAGTAAGCaatatactttgatttattaatatatttcatttttttaatattctgatatttggaggttagaaaaaagaaagagatggaaaatacattttttgtcgtAAGAACGACAAGGATGCGTTCCGGACATAGAATAAAAGTACAGATGCGAATATTAGGCAGTAAAGTCATATTTATTCCACAgttctctttttcttttaataacctttttataattttgtttgatacacttaattataaattaaacttgtcgaatataagataagaaaatataaatagtttgtcattaacataatatgttaaaataaagctaccactgaaATCAGGCTTCAAGAGTGGATCGCTATTGTtcgtaaaaaagaaataaaacgtttatattacCTTACTGTGTGACAACAGCGAGTTTGACTATTTACCGTCTTTTCTTCGTAGGTTTCCAACTTCTGAGATTCGGCTTCAAGAATGGATCGCAATTGTTCGTAAACAAAGAAGTGAATGCAGTTGGACGCCTTCAAAAAGTAGTAGAATTTGTAGCAATCATTTCAAAACTACCGATAAATATTCATCAAACAAAGGTCGTACACTTCTCAAAAATAGCGCTGTTCCCGTTATAGAGGtaataaaaagagtaaaaaactaaatgaaatatttatataagaagaatatatatttctagcCTACCTCAATAGTGAcgagatatattttacttatatgtattgttttatttcccaggaagacattaatataaatattgaaaactcccCGACAAGTCTCGACAATGTCAGCATACTGGATATGGTAGATATTGTTGAAACACCCAGAAAAGCAGCACTTAAAAAACGCGTACGTGAATTAACATGCAAGACAAAACTGTTgcagaaaaaaaacaaagtactcgttcaacaaaataaaagactGAAGAAACGTGTTGCCAACATAGCCATGATATTgaaagatttaaagaaaaaagattaCATTTCGAAAGAACAGCTTACTCAACTAAATTTATTCCGCTCATAAAAATTATCCCGAAATTAAAATGCTCTCTAAGAGacagaaaagaaataaattgaatctttTCGAAGGTgtatgattgtttttataatatgtatatttctttctttttaaaacgtcttaaatttttcacctaccttttgtacaatttatttgttatacagGCATAAATCCCGGCTACAAATTCTATACACATGGTTTGTACCTTCTGCCTAATGAATTTGTTAGTCTATGATGGCAACGTGCGGTGATTGGTGGCccgaataatatttgtttacattcacactagtgttgcatatcgatagtccactatcgatagactatcgatatcctgaatagttttcgaggtcaactatcgatagttctgcaatgCTGATTCACACGCAATTAAAACATCTTGTTGTCtcttttattcttattgtttttatcaagCATTCCTTTTTATTTGTagcgaaatgtaaaataaacgcCCCCCGGCGCGGTACACTTTTTTCTGTTGTTTAGTAAgtgtataacatatttatttagatatagatATTAGAATGTCATTGTTCTGAtcagtattattattgtactctggttccatttaaattactcatttttttaagttttatttttgtagttaaTTTATAGTCAAGAAAGTATGTACTGAGTCATTGAATagctcttaaataaatttaattcgttttggTGAAAAGataaacctatttttttgttacttttaaaatattgtgtgaTTTGCCCCATTTGTTATAATTACCTTGgtctagaaataatttatatataaaaaccagtTATTCAATAGAAACAATGCAATAAAGAaagattgaaattaatattatttaaatttctttaataactCTGCAGCTTCCTTATTAGCGCGATGATCATCATCAGACTTGGCAGGGTAACTTGCAGCTAACTTGAGATAATATTTAGCTTGATCTTCTTTTTTAAGTTTCAAATAACAACAACCAAGTCTAAGAAGATTAATACTGTAAAATCTTGGCTGCGCAGCCTCAGCTCTCAAATAGTACTCCAGAGCATCTTCATATGTAGAATAAGGTAATGGTGCAAAAACTGCATCAGCAGTTTTTCTTTGATGCCATGGTAGTTCACTTATTTGAAAACACCATTCACCTAGCATATGCAAGAGACTTGCATCATTTGGATTTAAAGTGACAGCAAGCTGTAACAATAATCATATATtgctttaaatgtattatgaaaacattacagattacaaaacaaaaattacatattaaagagAGGGGGacaattttactaacaaaatatcattttatagcaACTGCATCTATACATAATTGTTACTTATTCTACTAAATTAACTATACATTTGTGGTTCAGTTAAAGTTGGATCGAAAATAGAATCGCGAATGTAATATAACCCTGGTAAACTATTAGAATTGGTTACAATTCAACTCAGCTCCCTggtggtattatttttttatagtataggtgggcgtatgagcatatgggccacctgatgttaagtggtaactaccgtccatagacaatagtgctgtaagaaatattaaccattccttacatcgcccatgcaccaccaaccttgggaactaagatgttatgtctcttgtgcctgtaattacactggctcactcacccttcaaactggaacacaacaatactgactacCATTGTTAAGcagtagagtatctgatgagcaggtggtacctacacagacgtgCTTGCTTAAAACCATCAAGTAAAACCCAGAAAGTATATATCCAGTAAGGTCACACTACAGTGTGGCCACTGAATGTGCCAGTTCTTcttagtagaatctactttccaaattgtcggtagctttacattttgttcaatattgtataattcaaagagtttttatatttatatattttatagcctacttgaatcaagaatattattttgatttcgtaGAAATAGAACTCACACTCTGGCAGTTGATATACCATTCTTCTACTGtagtatttgaaataagaataacGCATGTCAGCAAGGATCAAACTATCtacagttattaaatatttgcttataaCATCTACTTAAAACTCAtgccttataaatatatagtaactcACATccatatgtttttttacattttcaagtTGTTCTATCTTTTTTTGGATACCTTCGTTTGAACTTTTGGCATCTAATATCAGAGCATACCATTTTTGAACAGCAAAATTGTCTGGATTTGTTTCTAATTCTTCGGCAACCACATTATAGGcttgtaaaattaattcttttttcatttttttgttgtatttagaTTCTTTAGCCATATTGTATAATGCACGACAAACACGCCATTTGATTTCAACATCATTTTGAATCTGTAGCAgatgaaaactaaaatataatctttatataattcatacaattaaaaaatactttcactATAAGAACAAATGATTAAAACTATCTATACACAACTTAAATGCCTTGTTGTTCTAATAGCTATCTTACTAGGGAGCAAaaggaataaaattttaattcctgGGTTTGTACTTTAAGTCAGGCCTATAAGTAATTAGGATTTCTCTCAAGAAATTCTTAGCAGCTTGGAATTTGGCAGTGATTATGTTTTGGTTCTTAGAAAGCACTAAAATCTGTTGATCTTGGGCCTGTATGATTTCCGGATGTGTCAGTATTGGTGATCCTTCAGATTATGAGATTTAGCTAcatcatatttacaatttattatcatcaaaaataatatacaataataattatatatacatgatCCTCTTTTACTTGCAGAACACTAGTAAATGgaacaaacaaaataactttatatttttaagtaataagttGAACATTGtaccttatattttataagcatgTTGTAACATTCTTCATATTTCCCTGTTTCAAACATTTTGTCAGCTATTTCTGTTACCGATGGAACTAAGGTTACTTCTTTAATAGCATTTATATTGTTCTTGCTTACACTCGTAGGCCATAAGAACCAGAAACCAGAGAATATTTGAGTTGCTTTAACAGTCTTATCAAATAGTTTAATctgaaattgtattaaaaatgagtgtatatacaaaaaaatatagtattaactaattgatttaattttaaaataaatgtttttttttaaattaatgcttgttaataataattacctgcgacaatttgtttattttctttttaaactcCCTGAAAATGTATACCCTGTGTTGGAAAactttattgtaaatgttattacatGTATAGATATTCATCTGTGTAGTTGGagcaaaaagtaaattattaatataacgttCTATTGCAATTCACGTTCATTCACAtgaaaatttgaacaaaattgTGATTTTTTGCTTTTAAGCTGGGGTCTTACGTTctgaatataaactttaaattaatagacagatatttacaaaataattaaagattttgttAACTTCCATCCACAGAAAGTGGATTTTGTTTTGAATCAAggagttttaaatataagatgatATACAACCTCTACatttattactttgtttaatattttcatttgaagttTGAAATGCACCGCTAAacatatgttaaataaacagtatagttattttatttaatgcactATTCTTAATACATAATCTGTATTCTCATATTCAGTAAATTTTATCTGTGATGCCGGGAAAGAATTAACGATTGCCGCGTGATTCAAAATTATGTGTAGCGCATTATTTCAAGAATTTTTTTTGAGATGCTTAGATA
The nucleotide sequence above comes from Vanessa tameamea isolate UH-Manoa-2023 chromosome 2, ilVanTame1 primary haplotype, whole genome shotgun sequence. Encoded proteins:
- the LOC113398279 gene encoding regulator of microtubule dynamics protein 1-like; translated protein: MNIYTCNNIYNKVFQHRVYIFREFKKKINKLSQIKLFDKTVKATQIFSGFWFLWPTSVSKNNINAIKEVTLVPSVTEIADKMFETGKYEECYNMLIKYKIQNDVEIKWRVCRALYNMAKESKYNKKMKKELILQAYNVVAEELETNPDNFAVQKWYALILDAKSSNEGIQKKIEQLENVKKHMDLAVTLNPNDASLLHMLGEWCFQISELPWHQRKTADAVFAPLPYSTYEDALEYYLRAEAAQPRFYSINLLRLGCCYLKLKKEDQAKYYLKLAASYPAKSDDDHRANKEAAELLKKFK
- the LOC113398276 gene encoding uncharacterized protein LOC113398276, translated to MAMYSADENLSDDEVYFGKLSLKEVKKRILCNNFRQTFSCSTDNDKFVNDESISVIETHSEPDIYSGRNANAVLDRYSNANSIPRAPSDWDVKSTDDSFLKLEEMVTEMYTSPKTNVNNVLDNTLEVVEYILNNAHLNDNENKKAEGNISQTEKETKSNIPEIFTSTINGNNDIEIKKENLSEKNVKEHGNKNIESKTITDVQVEKLYETPLKSCNSQKHVQSVKTEGISTPFVETKCSKEIFKTPKNPLSSKKYQLSSTKRTPGKINAYQHITSPVASYIKNGPQVPLLRDVHPKKPLPGLSSIPKFVKSTSDIKLGNKENVLLPSLAYRSAKKTKVITIPDKEKLPESPWAKRVASSLPKPVIIKHDHREMNAVKKSLLSHQEDSFADLTLHQADLSVCTQKSAVNKPL